A genomic window from Onychostoma macrolepis mitochondrion, complete genome includes:
- the ND4L gene encoding NADH dehydrogenase subunit 4L has product MTPTHFSFSSAFILGLMGLAFHRTHLLSALLCLEGMMLSLFIALALWALQFESTGFSTAPMLLLAFSACEASTGLALLVATVRTHGTNRLQSLNLLQC; this is encoded by the coding sequence ATGACACCCACACATTTTAGCTTTAGCTCAGCATTTATCCTAGGTCTAATAGGACTGGCATTTCACCGAACCCATTTACTATCAGCACTCCTATGCTTAGAAGGAATAATGCTATCCCTATTTATTGCACTAGCCCTATGAGCACTACAATTTGAATCTACAGGATTCTCAACAGCCCCTATGCTACTCCTGGCCTTTTCCGCCTGTGAAGCAAGCACCGGCCTGGCACTACTAGTTGCCACAGTCCGTACTCACGGCACTAACCGACTACAAAGCCTCAACCTTCTACAATGCTAA
- the ND3 gene encoding NADH dehydrogenase subunit 3 (TAA stop codon is completed by the addition of 3' A residues to the mRNA) encodes MNLIMTILVITMALSLILAVVSFWLPQMNPDAEKLSPYECGFDPLGSARLPFSLRFFLVAILFLLFDLEIALLLPLPWGDQLHNPTGTLFWATTVLILLTLGLIYEWTQGGLEWAE; translated from the coding sequence ATGAACCTGATTATAACCATCTTAGTTATTACAATAGCCCTCTCCTTAATTCTAGCAGTTGTCTCTTTTTGACTGCCACAAATAAACCCTGACGCAGAAAAACTATCACCGTATGAATGCGGATTTGACCCACTAGGATCCGCCCGACTACCATTCTCCTTGCGCTTTTTCCTGGTAGCAATTCTATTCCTTCTTTTTGACCTAGAAATTGCCCTTCTCCTCCCCCTACCCTGGGGGGACCAGCTCCACAACCCAACAGGAACACTCTTCTGAGCCACCACAGTCCTAATTCTACTAACCCTAGGATTAATTTATGAATGAACTCAAGGCGGCTTAGAGTGAGCAGAAT
- the ATP6 gene encoding ATP synthase F0 subunit 6 (TAA stop codon is completed by the addition of 3' A residues to the mRNA) gives MMVSFFDQFASPSYLGIPLIAIAIALPWVLYPTPSSRWINNRLITAQEWFINRSTNQLMMPLSVQGHKWALLLTSLMIFLITINMLGLLPYTFTPTTQLSLNMGFAVPLWLATVIIGMRNQPTVALGHLLPEGTPIPLIPVLIIIETISLFIRPLALGVRLTANLTAGHLLIQLIATAVFVLLPMMPTVAILTAAVLFLLTLLEVAVAMIQAYVFVLLLSLYLQENT, from the coding sequence ATGATAGTAAGCTTCTTCGATCAATTTGCAAGCCCATCCTACCTGGGAATCCCACTAATTGCCATCGCAATTGCCCTCCCCTGAGTACTTTACCCAACCCCATCATCTCGATGAATTAACAACCGGCTTATTACGGCCCAAGAATGATTTATCAACCGCTCCACAAATCAACTAATAATACCACTAAGTGTACAAGGACATAAATGAGCATTACTTCTAACTTCACTAATAATCTTCTTAATTACAATTAATATGCTAGGCCTACTACCCTATACTTTTACACCCACAACACAACTATCACTTAACATGGGATTCGCTGTGCCACTATGACTTGCCACAGTAATTATTGGAATGCGAAATCAACCAACAGTCGCCCTAGGACACCTACTTCCGGAAGGAACACCTATTCCACTGATCCCAGTACTAATTATCATCGAAACAATTAGCCTATTTATTCGACCATTAGCCCTAGGGGTTCGACTTACAGCCAACCTAACCGCAGGCCACCTACTAATCCAACTCATCGCCACCGCTGTATTTGTTCTTCTACCAATAATACCGACAGTAGCAATTCTAACTGCCGCCGTACTTTTCCTGCTCACCCTACTAGAAGTAGCAGTTGCAATAATCCAAGCCTATGTATTTGTACTTCTCTTAAGCCTCTACCTACAAGAAAACACCTA
- the COX3 gene encoding cytochrome c oxidase subunit III (TAA stop codon is completed by the addition of 3' A residues to the mRNA): protein MAHQAHAYHMVDPSPWPLTGAIAALLMTSGLAIWFHFHSTTLMTLGMILLLLTMYQWWRDIIREGTFQGHHTPPVQKGLRYGMILFITSEVFFFLGFFWAFYHSSLAPTPELGGCWPPTGIVPLDPFEVPLLNTAVLLASGVTVTWAHHSIMEGKRKQAIQSLALTILLGLYFTALQAMEYYEAPFTIADGVYGSTFFVATGFHGLHVIIGSTFLAVCFLRQTQYHFTSEHHFGFEAAAWYWHFVDVVWLFLYVSIYWWGS from the coding sequence ATGGCCCACCAAGCACATGCCTATCACATAGTTGACCCAAGCCCATGACCACTAACCGGAGCTATTGCTGCCTTACTGATAACATCAGGCTTAGCAATCTGATTTCATTTCCACTCAACGACGCTAATAACTTTAGGAATAATTCTCCTACTTCTAACCATATATCAGTGATGACGGGACATTATCCGAGAAGGGACTTTCCAAGGCCACCACACACCCCCAGTACAAAAGGGGCTACGATACGGGATAATTCTATTTATCACCTCCGAAGTGTTCTTTTTCCTGGGATTCTTCTGAGCTTTCTACCACTCAAGCCTAGCACCGACACCTGAGCTGGGAGGATGCTGACCCCCTACAGGAATTGTTCCGCTAGACCCCTTTGAAGTACCACTCCTCAACACAGCCGTGCTACTAGCATCAGGGGTTACAGTAACATGAGCCCACCACAGCATCATGGAAGGAAAACGAAAGCAAGCCATTCAATCTTTAGCACTAACCATCCTACTGGGACTTTATTTCACCGCACTCCAAGCCATAGAATACTACGAAGCACCATTTACAATCGCAGACGGAGTCTACGGCTCAACATTCTTCGTGGCTACAGGATTCCATGGACTACACGTTATTATCGGATCAACCTTCCTAGCAGTATGCTTCCTGCGCCAAACCCAGTATCACTTCACATCTGAACACCACTTTGGTTTTGAAGCCGCTGCCTGATACTGACACTTTGTTGACGTAGTATGACTATTCCTCTACGTATCTATCTACTGATGAGGCTCATA